The following is a genomic window from Myxococcales bacterium.
TAGCAATGACATCGTTGTAAATCGTGTACGTAACATTATAGATCAACCGATAAACAACTTTTCATCCTCGGGTCGTTTGGATGCCGATTTTTTGAGGGATTTTTTTTGTCGCTCTGATCTGAACCATGCTGACATTCTTGGCTTTAAACCAACTATAGAGACTGAAATAAATTCGTTAAACGCTGGAAAGCTTTATGCTTATAAGGTATGGCTCTCGATAGTACATAATGTTATAGGAAAAAAACTCAAAATGGTCGAAGAAGAAATCACAAATCGAGTAACTAATTCAAATTAATAAAATTATTTTGAATTTATTTTTGTTCACCTAGATTCATTCAAAATTTATTTAAATAAAAAGTAAACCCAATAGCGTGCTTTTAATACTTGGCACGCTGTCAACTTTAGATTTTCTGAAGATGCCAAAGTTTTTTGTAGGTCTCTTGATTTTTCAGCAACTCCTCGTGTCTACCTTCTTCTATTATTTTTCCCTGTTGCAACACAATAATACGATCCATGTGTTTGATTGTTGAAAGTCTGTGAGCAATGGCTATGACCGTGGTATTTGATTTTTCCAACAAGGTATTCAGACTTGTCTGTATAAGCTGCTCTGTTTTTGTATCGAGACTGGAAGTAGCTTCGTCGAGAATAAGAATAGGTGCATCTTTTAGTATAGCTCGAGCAATAGCAATCCGCTGTCGTTGCCCTCCGCTAAGCCTGACGCCTCGCTCACCTACCATAGAGTCATAAGCATGGGGCAAACTCATAATAAAATCGTCGATATTGGCAAGCTTGGCCGCTTGTACAACCCGTTCTTTAGAAGCGCTCTCATTACCGTAGCGAATATTTTCTAAAACAGTGCGATGAAAAAGAACGATGTCTTGAGGGATGACTGAAATATTTTTTCTAATGGAATCAACCGAATATTCGCTTATATCTTTTCCATCGATAAAAATTTTTCCCCCATCGATCGAAAAGTAGCGAAGTAGCAACGAAATCAAAGTAGATTTTCCTGCGCCTGACAGTCCCACCAAGCCAATTTTTTCTCCCGCTCGTATATGAAGATTTAATTTGGAAAAAATCGGTTGATTTGTATCGTAGGAAAAATCAACATCCCTAAAATCAATTTCTGGAGTATCAATAACCAAAGTTTTGCTCGATTGAATTTCACATTGGTCATGAGGAGTTTTCATGATGGCAAAAGAACTTTTTAAATCTCCCATATTTTTCATAAAATCTTGCAGCTTTTGCACGGCCTGCCATAACTCCCAACTCATTTTAAGCGTCGTTGTGATAACAAAAACAAAATCACCGCTTGATGCCTCACCTGTTCGGCGCAGATGAATCATAAAAATAAAAATGCTTATCAGCATAAACCAATAAAAAATTCCAGCTACTAAATTAGATATAAAACCAAATTTATACACTTTTATATTTGAAGGAATAAAGTCATCATTAATCGCCTTATTAATATTCTTTATTTCAGTTTTTCTTGCAGCAAATGAAAACACAGTAAAAATATTTGATATAGCATCAGAAATCAAACCAAGTATATGATGCCGACTGTTGGCATTTATACAAGAAAGCCTATCCATAGTTTGTGAAAGCCGATACATGACCACAAGAAAAACAAGAGCCCATGTGCCAATAAATAAGGATATTTTGACATTCACTACAGCTAACACACTTGTCAGTACCACAACACTCGCTAATCGAGCACTTAAATCGTGTTGCATAGCAGCCCAAAAATTATCGTAGCCATCAATAATACCCTTGATACGGCTTGTAATAGTGCCGCTTTGGGTATCTTGAAAATAATGATA
Proteins encoded in this region:
- a CDS encoding ABC transporter ATP-binding protein; protein product: MLLAPLLTAFYDFANNYALKLVIDAFSADDQASFQVLMKPIILFVSANILLDVIWRIADWLKWSSEPFVRQAIINTVFDYVQHNPYHYFQDTQSGTITSRIKGIIDGYDNFWAAMQHDLSARLASVVVLTSVLAVVNVKISLFIGTWALVFLVVMYRLSQTMDRLSCINANSRHHILGLISDAISNIFTVFSFAARKTEIKNINKAINDDFIPSNIKVYKFGFISNLVAGIFYWFMLISIFIFMIHLRRTGEASSGDFVFVITTTLKMSWELWQAVQKLQDFMKNMGDLKSSFAIMKTPHDQCEIQSSKTLVIDTPEIDFRDVDFSYDTNQPIFSKLNLHIRAGEKIGLVGLSGAGKSTLISLLLRYFSIDGGKIFIDGKDISEYSVDSIRKNISVIPQDIVLFHRTVLENIRYGNESASKERVVQAAKLANIDDFIMSLPHAYDSMVGERGVRLSGGQRQRIAIARAILKDAPILILDEATSSLDTKTEQLIQTSLNTLLEKSNTTVIAIAHRLSTIKHMDRIIVLQQGKIIEEGRHEELLKNQETYKKLWHLQKI